A single region of the Undibacterium piscinae genome encodes:
- a CDS encoding MFS transporter has protein sequence MNLTSVEKRNVFLLASMQALFQTASVMVITLSGLVGLNLAADKRLATLPIAMMMVGAAASMIPASMLMQRFSRKNGFLLGTSLGCLAGLTAGAAIWLGHFWLFVFANALMGGYQAFAQYYRFAAADVASADFKSRAISWVIAGGVVAALAGPNIVRVTQGIGSVPFMLSYFALSAVSLIALLLVTRLSLPTFVIAESHGSSRTLLEIMRQPVFLTAMASSSVGYAVMIMVMTATPLAMQICGQPLGAAATVIQWHVLGMFVPSFFTGNLIRRFGVLPIMMLGIALLSGHVAIALTGIEFLHFLSGLTLLGVGWNFLFIGGTTLLTEAYRPAERAKIQATHDFLMFGAVSLASLSAGGLLNNWGWRSLNLATLPFLALVLLMVLGLGALRRKDRLVISAY, from the coding sequence ATGAATCTCACCTCCGTAGAAAAGCGCAATGTCTTCTTACTTGCAAGTATGCAAGCACTGTTTCAAACAGCTTCAGTCATGGTGATCACGCTTTCCGGCTTGGTTGGTTTGAATCTCGCAGCGGACAAACGTTTGGCCACCCTGCCGATTGCCATGATGATGGTAGGAGCAGCGGCCTCCATGATTCCTGCCTCAATGCTGATGCAACGTTTTAGCCGCAAGAATGGTTTTTTGTTAGGCACGTCGTTAGGTTGCCTGGCAGGGCTTACCGCAGGCGCAGCCATCTGGCTTGGTCATTTCTGGCTATTTGTCTTCGCCAACGCATTGATGGGAGGCTATCAAGCTTTTGCACAATACTATCGGTTTGCTGCAGCGGATGTGGCCAGTGCCGATTTCAAAAGCCGGGCTATCTCTTGGGTCATCGCCGGTGGAGTTGTTGCAGCGCTTGCCGGGCCGAATATCGTTAGAGTGACACAGGGAATTGGCTCGGTGCCGTTCATGTTGAGTTATTTCGCGTTATCCGCTGTGAGTTTGATAGCGTTGTTGTTGGTCACACGCCTGAGTTTGCCTACGTTTGTGATTGCTGAAAGCCACGGATCTTCACGAACTCTACTGGAAATAATGCGGCAACCGGTATTTCTGACAGCAATGGCCAGTTCATCGGTTGGATACGCCGTGATGATCATGGTCATGACAGCCACACCATTGGCGATGCAAATTTGTGGTCAGCCTTTGGGCGCTGCAGCCACAGTAATTCAGTGGCACGTGCTAGGCATGTTCGTTCCCTCTTTTTTTACCGGCAATCTGATTCGTCGATTTGGTGTACTGCCAATCATGATGCTGGGCATTGCCTTGTTAAGTGGGCACGTAGCCATTGCATTGACTGGCATTGAATTTCTGCATTTCCTTTCCGGCTTGACCCTGTTGGGTGTGGGGTGGAATTTTTTGTTCATTGGTGGTACCACGCTGCTAACCGAAGCCTACCGCCCAGCCGAACGAGCAAAAATTCAAGCTACGCATGACTTCCTGATGTTCGGGGCGGTAAGCCTTGCCTCTCTTTCTGCAGGAGGGCTGCTAAATAATTGGGGTTGGCGTTCGCTGAACCTGGCGACGCTTCCGTTCCTTGCACTCGTATTGCTGATGGTCTTAGGACTTGGTGCATTACGTCGAAAAGATCGGCTTGTCATTTCAGCTTATTGA